The Dermochelys coriacea isolate rDerCor1 chromosome 7, rDerCor1.pri.v4, whole genome shotgun sequence genome window below encodes:
- the PPM1M gene encoding protein phosphatase 1M, giving the protein MSSVWFKKHFLRSGSTTNPGKAESLGRGVKQQLPAASLYRRPKFLRGVCSGERLPGRRPIYCPPRDRPLQWRTGYAEVINAEKSEFNEDQATCCQISIRRRETGMEEEQDWMILCANQYLAGYYWALFDGHGGPDAAIIASNYLHYCIKQKLEEVVEGITEAQPPMHLSGCCICPSDPQFVEEKQIQQEDVVIGALENAFQECDEIIGQEMEATNQSGGCTALAALYLQGKLYVANAGDSRAILVRKQSVVPLSSEFTPETERQRIQQLAFLCPKLLADEFTRFEFPRRLKGDDVGQKVLYRDYSMAGWGYKTVEKADLKYPLIHGHGKQTRLLGTLAVSRGLGDHQLKVIDTDIEVKPFLSCIPQVKVFDFALHNIKEDDVLVLATDGLWDILSNEEVAQTVRSFIDKNRTDPYRFSELARCLVHTAKGKKNGHQWILDDNSPASYDDISVFVILLYNRDEDC; this is encoded by the exons ATGTCTTCAGTCTGGTTTAAGAAGCATTTTTTGAGAAGCGGATCCACAACAAACCCAGGGAAAGCCGAGTCCCTCGGGCGGGGGGtgaagcagcagctgccagctgcCTCGCTGTACAGGAGGCCCAAGTTCCTGCGCGGAGTCTGCTCCGGCGAGAGACTTCCAGGCAGGCGGCCTATTTACTGCCCACCCCGGGACAGGCCACTGCAGTGGAGGACGGGCTACGCGGA AGTCATCAATGCAGAGAAATCAGAGTTCAATGAGGACCAGGCGACATGCTGTCAGATATCCATCAGGAGGAGGGAGACTGgcatggaggaggagcaggactGGATGATTCTTTGCGCCAATCAG TATCTGGCTGGTTATTACTGGGCCCTGTTTGATGGCCATGGTGGCCCAGATGCAGCAATAATCGCCTCCAACTACTTGCATTACTGCATCAAGCAGAAGCTGGAGGAAGTAGTGGAAGGCATCACTGaagcccagccccccatgcattTGAGTGGCTGCTGCATTTGTCCCAGCGATCCCCAGTTCGTGGAGGAAAAACAAATCCAGCAGGAAGACGTGGTCATTGGAGCACTGGAGAATGCCTTCCAGGAATGT GATGAAATAATTGGTCAGGAGATGGAAGCTACTAATCAGTCAGGAGGCTGCACTGCTCTGGCTGCTCTCTACCTACAGGGAAAGCTCTACGTGGCTAATGCTGGGGACAGCAG GGCGATCCTTGTTCGGAAACAGAGCGTAGTGCCTCTGAGCAGTGAGTTCACTCCAGAGACAGAGAGGCAGAGAATCCAGCAGCTG GCCTTTCTCTGCCCCAAGCTCCTGGCAGATGAGTTCACCCGGTTTGAGTTTCCTAGGAGACTGAAAGGCGATGACGTAGGCCAGAAGGTCCTGTACCGGGATTACTCCatggctggctg ggGATACAAGACAGTGGAGAAAGCTGACCTCAAGTACCCTCTTATCCACGGCCATGGGAAGCAG ACACGCTTGCTGGGGACCCTGGCTGTGTCACGAGGGCTGGGGGATCATCAGCTGAAAGTTATTGACACGGACATTGAAGTCAAGCCATtcctctcctgcatcccccag GTGAAAGTGTTCGACTTTGCTTTGCATAACATTAAAGAAGATGATGTCCTtgtcctggcaactgatggcctttGGGACATTCTGTCCAATGAAGAAGTGGCCCAGACTGTCAGGAGCTTTATTGACAAAAACAGAACAGACCCATACAG GTTTTCAGAACTGGCCAGGTGCCTGGTACACACAGCAAAGGGGAAGAAGAATGGCCATCAGTGGATTTTGGATGACAACAGCCCGGCGTCCTACGATGATATCTCTGTCTTTGTGATCCTACTATACAACAGGGATGAGgactgttag